The DNA sequence TAACTTTTTACgctactgtttttgtttaacaCTTTTGTGAATTCTCCACATGAAAAGTGCTTTATAACTATTTGAATACTTTACTTACTCCCATGTTGCGGATTGACGAAATGAGCTGTAGTTTACACTGCTGCCCTCCGACCGCCAGCGGGCGCTGCTGGGACGATTCCTGCCATAAGGATTCCAACATGACGACGTTACGGCCGTTCAACTGCGATGatttgttcaaattcaacaatatgTAAGCACAACATTTCTTATTTCGAAAGCGTAGCATGCGTTTAATATTGTTTCCCGCGTGTTGCTGTTGTTTGTGACTTTATACGTTCGACACGTGGGACGTTAGCAGGCTAAATTCTgggaacgtgtgtgtgtgtgtgtgatgtaccACCGCACCTAACTCCGTTCACACAATGGCTGATTTTATATTCACCACACGATAAACATGACATGACACTCGATAAGTCAcgttttgttcttttgtttacTTTCTAAATAAGTCGGTTAACGAACTGTTATtcgcaaacatttttaatttactgcGTTACCCAGGCAGTAAATAAAATCACGTGACTTTGGCTAGCTAGTCGGCGCGTACTGTACATGAAGAATATGATTCTTGCAAGCGATGTCTATTTTATGACATCACTAAAGCCTTTGCGTGTATGCAGAATAGATCTACTTAGGCTACTAAGATTGTACCTTTGATTCCACAGCAACTTGGACCCTTTGACAGAAACGGTATCCTTCAAGGTCTTGTCACTTCTGCAGCCACCTTAAGTAAATGCAATGTATTCACTTCAGCAcgattaagattaaaaaaaaaacaattcgaTTTTCCTGGAACATCTGCCTAAACAGATGTTTGAAATACTTTTAAGAATGCCTACTAAACGGGCAGCTTTTTAGCTCAAATGGAAGTTTATTACTAAATTTGGGAGCAAGGGACTCTGAGGCTTTATCActtctcccccctcccccctcttaACCTTATCTGGAGGAAACGAAAAGGCAGAAGACTGCAGCGATCGACCGCGACAATAAAATGACAGCAAATCCTCCTCTGGAAGTCACAGTTAACATTTTGGACCGATTCCTAAAATGAACAGCGAGTCAAGTCAGTTAAGTGACAGTTGAGTACTCCAAACTTCTTGAACGTTCCTCTGAGCTTTGGCATCAGTACGGGATCCCGTTCTACCTGCAGTACTTGGCTCACTGGCCCGAGTATTTTATCGTCGCCGAGGCTCCTGGAGGCGAACTCATGGGATACAGTAAGTCGGCTTCGAAAGCTCGCCTCGGTCACTATAGTGGGTTGAGGTCGTGATTAGGAAATGGCCCAACGATTTGTGATTCAGTATTTGTTGCCGTTGTGTACGCAGTCATGGGGAAGGCGGAGGGTTCGGTGGCTCGAGAGGAGTGGCACGGCCACGTCACCGCATTGTCTGTCGCGCCCGAGTTCCGACGGTTGGGATTGGCCGCCAAACTGATGGACATGCTGGAGGAGATCTCCGAAAggtttccttcactttcacttgCAGCTCTTTTTGCGTTGACCTTTTGACGTGGCGTTTTCCCTCAGGAAGGGCGGCTTCTTCGTGGACCTGTTTGTGCGCGTTTCCAACCAGGTGGCGGTCAGCATGTACAAGCGTCTGGGCTACAGCGTCTACAGGACCGTCATCGAGTACTACTCGGCCAGCAACGGCGAGCCGGACGAGGACGCTTACGGTCAGATTGCGGTCGCCGTCATCGAGGCCGCGCTTGGCGACGGCCCTCTGACGCGCTTTGTGTGCGTCTCCCCGTGCAGACATGAGGAAAGCGTTGTCCCGGGACACCGACAAGAAGTCCATCATCCCGCTGCCGCATCCCGTCAGGCCTGAGGACATCGAATAACGACACTCGTGGCTCGCCGGCGGACGACGCAAGTCAAAGCGGTTTGAGTGTTTATGCCGAGCACTGCTGCAGGCTTTCGTCTCTCCAGTGGAGTTCCCAGCATTAATCAGCAACTAATCCGTTGTCCAATCAAGCAACTTCTGTCTCAACGCTAAATCTTGATTTCTGTGGTTGGCCATGAAAGCAGAGAGATCatctttgtgttgaatttaaaaaaaaaaaagcaaaccttTTCTGGGCATTTATGTTGGaaaattatcttcttttttttgctgatttttattttttaaagatggaTGTTATGGACCAAACCTGAATCATGATCAATAAACGTCAATTTGaaacaatgtcctgtttttaaataaagggaataatgcaaaaataaaata is a window from the Vanacampus margaritifer isolate UIUO_Vmar chromosome 19, RoL_Vmar_1.0, whole genome shotgun sequence genome containing:
- the naa20 gene encoding N-alpha-acetyltransferase 20, translated to MSCSLHCCPPTASGRCWDDSCHKDSNMTTLRPFNCDDLFKFNNINLDPLTETYGIPFYLQYLAHWPEYFIVAEAPGGELMGYIMGKAEGSVAREEWHGHVTALSVAPEFRRLGLAAKLMDMLEEISERKGGFFVDLFVRVSNQVAVSMYKRLGYSVYRTVIEYYSASNGEPDEDAYDMRKALSRDTDKKSIIPLPHPVRPEDIE